The following coding sequences lie in one Populus trichocarpa isolate Nisqually-1 chromosome 14, P.trichocarpa_v4.1, whole genome shotgun sequence genomic window:
- the LOC18104894 gene encoding sterol carrier protein 2: protein MATVQLKSDFIFELLKRFLQTDEGIAVKNKVNLVYQFNLAPEKIGKDEVSYTIDLKKGEVIKGPYEGGKPDTTFTLRDEDFVKLADGKLNPQIAFMRGALKIKGSLSAAQKFTPDIFPKRPKL from the exons ATGGCTACTGTCCAGCTCAAGTCAGACTTTATTTTCGAGCTTTTGAAGCGGTTCCTTCAGACCGACGAGGGTATTGCTGTTAAAAACAAGGTTAACCTTGTCTATCAATTCAACCTCGCCCCCGAG AAAATTGGAAAGGATGAGGTGAGTTATACTATTGATCTCAAAAAGGGCGAGGTTATCAAAG gGCCGTACGAAGGAGGGAAGCCTGATACCACATTTACCCTAAGGGATGAAGATTTTGTGAAGCTTGCTGATGGAAAGTTGAATCCCCAGATTGCTTTCATGAG GGGTGCATTGAAGATCAAGGGTAGTTTGAGTGCTGCGCAGAAATTCACTCCTGACATCTTCCCCAAGCGTCCTAAGCTGTGA
- the LOC18104893 gene encoding thioredoxin-like 4, chloroplastic isoform X2 — protein MKNCGGSLNVVMQKQNILYSKASFGFGRNPDRQLDCRIPCVAPSMLPCRGNEKSCLMKAKFPSITKYAGLNFPKNNVASRPGRIKAVVDENPGELSDEDDDLCPVDCVREFKTDEEFLRILEKAKETDSLVVVDFYRTSCGSCKYIEQGFAKLCKGSGDQEAAVTFLKHNVIDEYDEQSEVAERLRIKTVPLFHFYKKGVLVESFPTRDKERILGAILKYTSPAAQDT, from the exons ATGAAGA ATTGCGGAGGCTCGCTGAATGTTGTCATGCAAAAGCAGAACATTCTATATTCCAAGGCCTCTTTCGGTTTTGGAAGGAACCCAGATAGACAACTTGATTGTAGAATTCCTTGTGTAGCTCCAAGCATGCTTCCTTGTAGAGGTAATGAGAAGTCATGTCTTATGAAGGCAAAATTCCCCTCTATCACTAAATATGCAGGCTTGAATTTTCCAAAAAACAACGTTGCTTCGCGGCCTGGGAGAATCAAAGCCGTGGTTGATGAAAACCCAGGTGAATTAtccgatgaagatgatgatctcTGTCCTGTGGATTGTGTTAGAGAATTCAAGACTGATGAGGAATTCCTTAGAATTCTTGAGAAGGCCAAAGAAACTGATTCTTTAGTGGTGGTAGATTTTTATCGCACTTCTTGTGGAAGCTGCAAGTATATAGAGCAGGGGTTTGCAAAATTGTGCAAGGGTTCTGGTGATCAAGAGGCCGCAGTAACCTTCTTAAAGCATAAT GTAATTGATGAGTATGATGAACAATCTGAGGTTGCTGAACGACTTAGAATCAAG ACTGTTCCCCTCTTCCACTTCTATAAAAAGGGAGTGCTGGTGGAATCGTTCCCTACCAGAGACAAAGAGAGGATTCTTGGAGCAATTCTGAAATACACTTCACCAGCAGCTCAAGACACCTAA
- the LOC18104893 gene encoding thioredoxin-like 4, chloroplastic isoform X3, with amino-acid sequence MQKQNILYSKASFGFGRNPDRQLDCRIPCVAPSMLPCRGNEKSCLMKAKFPSITKYAGLNFPKNNVASRPGRIKAVVDENPGELSDEDDDLCPVDCVREFKTDEEFLRILEKAKETDSLVVVDFYRTSCGSCKYIEQGFAKLCKGSGDQEAAVTFLKHNVIDEYDEQSEVAERLRIKTVPLFHFYKKGVLVESFPTRDKERILGAILKYTSPAAQDT; translated from the exons ATGCAAAAGCAGAACATTCTATATTCCAAGGCCTCTTTCGGTTTTGGAAGGAACCCAGATAGACAACTTGATTGTAGAATTCCTTGTGTAGCTCCAAGCATGCTTCCTTGTAGAGGTAATGAGAAGTCATGTCTTATGAAGGCAAAATTCCCCTCTATCACTAAATATGCAGGCTTGAATTTTCCAAAAAACAACGTTGCTTCGCGGCCTGGGAGAATCAAAGCCGTGGTTGATGAAAACCCAGGTGAATTAtccgatgaagatgatgatctcTGTCCTGTGGATTGTGTTAGAGAATTCAAGACTGATGAGGAATTCCTTAGAATTCTTGAGAAGGCCAAAGAAACTGATTCTTTAGTGGTGGTAGATTTTTATCGCACTTCTTGTGGAAGCTGCAAGTATATAGAGCAGGGGTTTGCAAAATTGTGCAAGGGTTCTGGTGATCAAGAGGCCGCAGTAACCTTCTTAAAGCATAAT GTAATTGATGAGTATGATGAACAATCTGAGGTTGCTGAACGACTTAGAATCAAG ACTGTTCCCCTCTTCCACTTCTATAAAAAGGGAGTGCTGGTGGAATCGTTCCCTACCAGAGACAAAGAGAGGATTCTTGGAGCAATTCTGAAATACACTTCACCAGCAGCTCAAGACACCTAA
- the LOC18104893 gene encoding thioredoxin-like 4, chloroplastic isoform X1 produces MEKARTFLLQLQQHIDCGGSLNVVMQKQNILYSKASFGFGRNPDRQLDCRIPCVAPSMLPCRGNEKSCLMKAKFPSITKYAGLNFPKNNVASRPGRIKAVVDENPGELSDEDDDLCPVDCVREFKTDEEFLRILEKAKETDSLVVVDFYRTSCGSCKYIEQGFAKLCKGSGDQEAAVTFLKHNVIDEYDEQSEVAERLRIKTVPLFHFYKKGVLVESFPTRDKERILGAILKYTSPAAQDT; encoded by the exons ATGGAAAAAGCGCGAACCTTTCTTCTCCAATTGCAACAG caTATAGATTGCGGAGGCTCGCTGAATGTTGTCATGCAAAAGCAGAACATTCTATATTCCAAGGCCTCTTTCGGTTTTGGAAGGAACCCAGATAGACAACTTGATTGTAGAATTCCTTGTGTAGCTCCAAGCATGCTTCCTTGTAGAGGTAATGAGAAGTCATGTCTTATGAAGGCAAAATTCCCCTCTATCACTAAATATGCAGGCTTGAATTTTCCAAAAAACAACGTTGCTTCGCGGCCTGGGAGAATCAAAGCCGTGGTTGATGAAAACCCAGGTGAATTAtccgatgaagatgatgatctcTGTCCTGTGGATTGTGTTAGAGAATTCAAGACTGATGAGGAATTCCTTAGAATTCTTGAGAAGGCCAAAGAAACTGATTCTTTAGTGGTGGTAGATTTTTATCGCACTTCTTGTGGAAGCTGCAAGTATATAGAGCAGGGGTTTGCAAAATTGTGCAAGGGTTCTGGTGATCAAGAGGCCGCAGTAACCTTCTTAAAGCATAAT GTAATTGATGAGTATGATGAACAATCTGAGGTTGCTGAACGACTTAGAATCAAG ACTGTTCCCCTCTTCCACTTCTATAAAAAGGGAGTGCTGGTGGAATCGTTCCCTACCAGAGACAAAGAGAGGATTCTTGGAGCAATTCTGAAATACACTTCACCAGCAGCTCAAGACACCTAA